Proteins from one Plodia interpunctella isolate USDA-ARS_2022_Savannah chromosome 7, ilPloInte3.2, whole genome shotgun sequence genomic window:
- the PolQ gene encoding DNA polymerase theta gives MYKQSSCCFFLIIRRKINNGRWVAVVLFYVSRRTYTFLFHCNMATSKDVVEVIDSQLLAENVGFLENCFDNSFSLQASLHLVKEYVAEEGKNTVKFKDYSQNKTKISFTQNKTIALDASVCKVTATQNTKVVNKNLKAWGLPSEIALKYEQRGINEMFDWQVNCLSNPKVLLECCNLVYSAPTSAGKTLVAEILTIKTILERQKKVIVILPFVSIVREKMFYLQDILSTSGIRVEGFMGSQSPPGGLQAVHVAVCTIEKANSLVNRLLDEGTITDLGAVIVDELHLLGDPHRGYILELLLTKIKYVSSKRDDCQIQIVGMSATLPNLEILAEWLDAELFVTDFRPIPLDEYCLVGNKYFDKNGKLVSTISKDSTTEETDYVLKICLDTIKDGCSVLIFCMTKNRCENLAQSIASSFYKLGCSGSDFGLVLRSQLKSERIHEVLEQLRNCPVGLDQILKTTISFGVAYHHAGLTFDERDIIEGAFKSGAIRVLVATSTLSSGVNLPARKVIVRSPVFQRQPINILTYKQMIGRAGRMGKDSKGESILVCTESEKKIGFDLMMGMLDPVKSCIESEDKYMRAILEMIASQVLCTKEELDYYSKCTLLFVQQHITVSQNLLLDSTLDELINYELVRIQEDGTEKRYVATPLGKACLSSSMAPNDGLSLFCELQKARQCLVLETDLHLIYLVTPYSVSSQWGDIDWLHLLTLWESLTKAMKRVGELIGVQESFIIRCLRGANKLTNVQNKMNIHKRFYTALALQDLVNEVPLSEVANKFQCARGFLQSLQQAAATFAGMVTAFCRQLGWKNMEMLIAQFQDRLHFGIHSELLELMKLPSLNGIRARTLFDAGFETVSSIASADVNMIENTLHKTVPFESNKEREGDDSDDMRKRNKIKSIWVTGCCAMTTRQAAESLITEARKYLECEIGVAEIKWEAASSNVVNAIHSNIVSNSESHTQKNKDNLSVSTTVNTVAQSNTNNMVTANKKSKIKEEIKSVKIENTEADANHSSGDTHYSTCIYNKSDNLSRNESISNRYSSPLVEKRVDISLNRIIEDEIKSSPTILPKNITVVDEIIWDSLNFTDVVVENITKLKTASNIDSPNMSFGEIEDKKEDSLNTKITTSNSKSVNDISIFSSDGDNSSLFEESLPVDLISTKLLNGDHLKTVALPKFNNENNTCTNMTNLQSDTILNAFKSTLIELEEDEDIKLVYDDENKPSDNDLEIAFNTSEEVINTQQIKETSIKNMFISPFKRQAESENNSPQPSTKKLKVDRKLELRPTDKLDITFIKLNNPKSKLFTIQLNEFSYNCYVLRDNDIYANLDILTNVKEASIYLDIKNAEINLDQVIGSNIVKVQHNLRADNAVNERKHLIKGIAVYFNDINILLDLTSSEDALIRNKLTKWLSSESLVIKVLNLRSVFIHFQRSFGITIRSRCVDISLAEWLLDSDEKIPNVLDLVKRYCNIDLSTVLLRVNRTSKKLNHLDSFEVACLRSWCIWMVAERQRDCLLKQYTAARDIFDIETQIAKILTECELQGICVDKDLASRLLLDVRNSQETLQKKAYKICGYHFNFNSSKDVAKVLGIYKGRRVSTKKSVLTSHNSPMASIVIYWRKLNSILTKTLYPLTEKACVYSTGDRVTPSYTMYTCTGRVSMHEPNLQNVPRTFSIPLTYLSLEDIRTHDVAEFNCRNVFKAAPGHVLVSADYCQLEMRILTHYSKDPVLMKIMSSDIDVFKSIAASWSNLPEEEVDDDLRQKAKQLCYGILYGMGNRTLSQHLDVTELEAAMFMDSFYKTYPAIRSFTQSVIQECRSKGYVETLSKRRRFLRDINSNVMAKKSAAERQAVNTKIQGSAADIAKAAMCAIDTKTTTDNNKPRLILQMHDELIYEVVESSKESFIKALKRVMEETVRLMVPLPVKVKTGVTWGSLEEVRF, from the exons ATGTATAAACAAAGTTcatgttgtttttttcttattataagaagaaaaatcaataatgGGCGTTGGGTTGCTGTAGTATTGTTTTATGTAAGTCGACGTACTTACACGTTTCTTTTTCATTGTAATATGGCGACAAGCAAAGATGTTGTTGAAGTAATAGATTCTCAATTGCTGGCTGAGAATGTTGGCTTTCTTGAGAATTGTTTCGACAATTCATTTTCGCTACAAGCATCATTACATTTGGTGAAGGAGTACGTTGCTGAAGAGGGTAAGAATACAGTCAAGTTTAAAGattattcacaaaataaaactaagatCAGCTTTACACAGAATAAAACCATTGCTTTAGACGCTAGTGTATGTAAAGTAACGGCTACACAAAATACTAaagtagttaataaaaatcttaaagcTTGGGGGCTCCCGTCTGAAATAGCGTTGAAGTATGAGCAGCGAGGCATCAATGAAATGTTTGATTGGCAAGTGAACTGCCTCAGCAATCCTAAAGTTTTATTAGAATGTTGCAACTTGGTATATTCAGCACCAACATCAGCAGGTAAAACTTTAGTAGCTGAAATATTGACTATAAAGACAATTTTGGAAAGGCAAAAGAAGGTAATTGTTATATTGCCCTTTGTGTCTATTGTAAGagagaaaatgttttatttgcaaGACATACTGTCAACCTCTGGGATCAGAGTTGAAGGATTTATGGGATCCCAGTCGCCACCAGGTGGCTTGCAGGCTGTGCATGTGGCAGTTTGTACTATAGAAAAAGCTAATAGTCTAGTCAATAGACTTCTGGATGAAGGTACCATAACAGACCTGGGCGCTGTCATTGTTGATGAGTTGCATTTGTTAGGAGACCCTCATAGGGGATATATTCTAGAGCTTcttttgacaaaaattaaatatgtgtcATCTAAAAGAGATGACTGTCAAATACAGATTGTTGGAATGTCTGCAACTTTGCCCAACTTGGAAATATTAGCCGAGTGGTTGGATGCGGAACTGTTTGTCACAGATTTTCGCCCAATACCCTTAGATGAGTACTGTTTAGTTGGGAACAAATACTTTGATAAAAATGGAAAGCTTGTCAGTACTATAAGTAAAGATTCAACTACAGAAGAAACTGattatgttttgaaaatttgtttagACACCATTAAGGATGGTTGCTcggttttaatattttgcatgACCAAAAATAGATGTGAAAATTTAGCTCAAAGTATAGCATcttcattttataaacttgGCTGTTCAGGTAGTGATTTTGGATTAGTTTTAAGAAGTCAATTAAAATCGGAGAGGATACATGAAGTTCTAGAACAATTGAGAAATTGTCCAGTTGGTTTGGACCAAATACTGAAAACAACAATATCATTTGGTGTTGCATATCATCATGCTGGTCTTACATTTGATGAAAGGGATATCATTGAAGGGGCATTTAAATCAGGAGCCATCAGGGTTTTGGTAGCTACATCAACCTTAAGTTCAGGTGTGAATTTGCCTGCAAGGAAAGTTATAGTGAGGTCACCAGTTTTCCAAAGGCAACCTATAAATATACTGACATATAAACAAATGATAGGGAGGGCTGGCAGAATGGGAAAAGATTCTAAAGGAGAAAGCATATTAGTCTGCACAGAATCTGAGAAGAAAATAGGATTTGATCTCATGATGGGAATGTTAGATCCAGTCAAAAGTTGCATTGAAAGTGAGGACAAATATATGAGAGCAATACTTGAGATGATTGCTAGTCAAGTATTGTGTACAAAAGAGGAGTTGGACTACTATTCAAAATGTACTTTACTATTTGTACAACAACATATTACAGTTTCACAGAATTTACTTTTAGACAGTACATTGGATGAACTAATAAACTATGAGTTGGTGAGAATCCAGGAAGACGGGACTGAGAAGAGATATGTAGCTACTCCGCTAGGTAAAGCCTGTCTTTCGTCATCTATGGCTCCTAATGATGGTTTGTCTTTATTTTGCGAGCTTCAAAAAGCTAGGCAATGTTTAGTGTTGGAGACAGATCTTcaccttatttatttagtgacTCCTTATAGTGTCAGCAGTCAATGGGGTGACATAGATTGGCTTCATTTGTTAACTTTATGGGAGTCTTTAACTAAAGCCATGAAAAGAGTTGGGGAGCTGATAGGCGTACAAGAAAGCTTCATCATTAGATGTTTGAGAGGAGCTAATAAACTTACCAATGTACAAAATAAGATGAATATACATAAAAG GTTTTATACGGCTCTTGCTTTACAAGATTTGGTTAATGAAGTACCACTATCTGAAGTTGCAAACAAATTCCAATGTGCAAGGGGGTTTCTTCAGAGTCTTCAACAAGCGGCCGCCACATTTGCtg GAATGGTAACAGCATTTTGTCGTCAGCTAGGATGGAAAAATATGGAAATGCTGATTGCTCAATTTCAAGATCGTTTGCATTTCGGTATTCACTCAGAGTTGCTGGAACTAATGAAGTTACCGTCTTTGAATGGTATAAGGGCACGTACACTGTTCGATGCTGGTTTTGAAACCGTATCGAGTATTGCATCGGCCGATGTGAATATGATTGAAAATACTCTACACAAAACTGTGCCATTTGAATCAAATAAAGAAAGAGAAGGAGATGATAGCGATGATATGAGAAagcgtaataaaataaaaagtatttggGTAACTGGCTGTTGTGCTATGACAACGAGGCAAGCTGCTGAGAGTCTGATCACTGAAgctagaaaatatttagagtGTGAAATTGGTGTTGCTGAAATCAAATGGGAAGCGGCATCTTCTAATGTAGTTAATGCAATACATAGCAATATAGTTAGCAATAGTGAGTcacatacacaaaaaaataaagataatctTTCTGTTAGCACCACGGTTAATACAGTTGCGCAAAGTAACACGAATAACATGGTAACAGCAAACAAGAAGtcgaaaataaaagaagaaataaaaagtgttaaaatagaaaatactgAAGCTGATGCAAATCATAGTAGCGGTGACACGCACTATAGtacatgtatatataacaaatcgGATAATCTTAGTAGAAATGAGTCTATATCTAACAGATACTCCAGTCCACTAGTCGAAAAACGTGTAGATATATCTCTGAATAGAATCATAGAAGATGAAATCAAAAGCAGTCCTACTATATTGCCTAAAAATATCACTGTCGTAGATGAAATCATCTGGGATTCTCTCAATTTTACTGATGTTGTCgttgaaaatattactaaacttAAGACTGCGAGTAACATAGATTCCCCGAATATGAGTTTTGGCGAAATCGAAGATAAAAAAGAAGATTCTCTAAACACGAAAATCACGACATCGAATTCGAAATCTGTTAATGACATTAGTATTTTTTCCTCTGATGGTGATAATTCTAGTCTATTCGAGGAAAGTTTGCCAGTAGATTTGATATCTACGAAGTTACTCAATGGCGACCATTTGAAAACTGTGGCACTGCCTAAattcaataatgaaaataatacatgtaCTAATATGACTAACTTACAAAGCGACACTATACTAAATGCTTTTAAATCTACTTTAATCGAGTTGGAAGAAGATGAggatataaaattagtttatgaCGACGAAAATAAACCAAGTGATAACGATTTAGAAATCGCCTTTAACACTTCGGAGGAAGTGATCAACACACAACAAATCAAGGAAACTTCTATCAAAAACATGTTCATAAGTCCATTTAAACGACAAGCTGAGTCTGAAAACAATTCACCACAGCCATCTAcgaaaaagttaaaagttgATCGTAAATTGGAACTAAGACCTACAGATAAATTagacataacttttattaaactaaataaccCGAAATCGAAATTATTTACCATTCAACTAAATGAATTTAGTTATAATTGTTATGTTCTGAgagataatgatatttatgcCAATTTAGATATATTGACGAACGTCAAAGAAGCATCTATATATTTAGACATCAAAAACGCCGAAATTAATTTAGACCAAGTGATTGGCAGTAACATTGTGAAAGTCCAACACAATCTCCGGGCAGATAATGCAGTTAATGAGAGAAAGCACCTTATTAAAGGTATAgctgtatattttaatgatattaatattttactcgACCTCACGTCTTCCGAGGATGCCCTAATACGAAATAAACTGACAAAATGGTTAAGTTCGGAGTCGTTAGTAATAAAAGTCTTGAATTTAAGATctgtatttattcatttccAAAGATCATTTGGAATAACTATAAGGTCGCGATGTGTTGATATTTCTTTAGCAGAATGGTTGTTGGATAGCGATGAGAAGATTCCAAACGTTTTGGATTTG GTAAAAAGGTATTGTAATATAGATTTATCGACAGTTTTGCTCCGGGTAAATCGAACATCTAAGAAACTGAATCACTTGGACTCGTTCGAAGTCGCTTGTTTGAGGTCATGGTGCATTTGGATGGTAGCTGAGAGACAACGAGATTGTTTGTTAAAGCAATATACCGCCGCCCGTGATATATTTG atatcGAAACACAAATTGCTAAAATTCTCACGGAGTGTGAGTTGCAAGGAATCTGTGTCGATAAAGATCTAGCCTCGAGGCTCCTGCTTGATGTCAGAAATTCGCAAGAAACTCTCCAAAAGAAAGCTTACAAAATATGTGGATATCATTTCAACTTTAATTCTTCGAAGGATGTTGCTAAg gtCCTGGGAATATACAAAGGGCGCAGAGTGAGCACAAAGAAGAGCGTGCTCACTTCGCACAACAGCCCAATGGCCAGTATTGTGATATACTGGCGCAAGCTGAACTCCATCCTCACCAAGACGTTGTATCCCCTCACCGAGAAGGCCTGCGTTTATAGTACTGGCGATAG GGTAACCCCGTCGTACACTATGTACACATGTACGGGCCGTGTGAGCATGCACGAACCGAATTTGCAAAACGTACCACGAACATTTTCCATACCCTTGACTTATCTATCTCTAGAGGATATAAGGACTCATGACGTCGCAGAATTTAACTGTAGGAATGTATTCAAGGCCGCGCCAGGACATGTCCTGGTGTCGGCAGATTATTGCCAGTTGGAAATGAGGATTCTGACGCATTATAGCAAGGACCCGGTTTTGATGAAGATCATGAGCTCCGATATTGATGTTTTCAAGTCCATTGCGGCTTCTTGGAGTAACCTGCCAGAAGAAGAG GTAGACGACGACCTGCGCCAGAAAGCAAAGCAGCTCTGCTACGGCATACTTTACGGCATGGGTAACCGCACTCTCTCCCAGCACCTCGACGTCACTGAGCTAGAAGCTGCCATGTTTATGGACTCTTTCTACAAGACATACCCTGCCATCAGGTCGTTCACGCAATCTGTAATACAAGAGTGCAGGTCTAAGGGTTATGTGGAAACACTATCGAAGCGACGGAGGTTCTTGAGGGACATCAACAGCAATGTTATGGCAAAGAAAA GTGCTGCAGAGCGACAGGCAGTAAACACCAAAATCCAAGGATCGGCTGCGGACATAGCCAAGGCCGCCATGTGTGCCATAGatacaaaaactactacagataataataaacctCGATTGATTTTACAAATGCACGATGAACTTATTTACGAAGTGGTAGAGAGTAGTAAGGAATCGTTCATAAAGGCTTTAAAGCGAGTTATGGAAGAAACAGTGCGTCTGATGGTGCCCTTACCCGTCAAAGTGAAAACTGGTGTCACGTGGGGTTCTTTAGAAGAAGTTAGATTTTAA
- the LOC128671589 gene encoding UPF0415 protein C7orf25 homolog yields the protein MELSSEELLNKLNEKIMFGEELMLQLKPVQSIDGVMKLHRKIHQEILFLKKLQKSKKIKMEQLSCSNLTHLGAMVECVTRPGVIAVCKIFHIDDSSKLVIDIISDEGKSWTKVIARNPKSLSALSAGKASYGARSILDQADDYLECAKLYPCMYQPPKVIFEFMSGIEEILANKLKAVGVIVKGEILPDSSQSEICDESYDSESSDEESINNSQKTTLEEVSHCMEDHPEINTLNLDVTAMMAYVSNMTNGHYNYVFKQDVLTQQCAWEAERPVKPVLEKLFEEKTLVCCETAWGDFEKIVNTLGGAMEKRRTAELKTMVKIYPDDFGGVDDYPRSNLKVRGHVRLRSKIIFNFGHRMKALTVSANEGYVRAALQQGVTYAAFIHESRALTEGKEPTATKLTL from the exons ATGGAACTATCGTCTGAAGaacttttgaataaattaaatgaaaaaataatgtttggtGAAGAACTAATGTTGCAATTAAAACCGGTGCAATCAATCGACGGTGTGATGAAATTGCACAGGAAAATTCACCaagaaatattgtttcttaAGAAG TTGCAAAAgtcaaagaaaattaaaatggaacaACTGTCATGTTCCAATCTTACCCACCTGGGGGCTATGGTGGAATGTGTGACAAGACCTGGTGTTATTgcagtttgtaaaatattccaCATAGACGATAGCAGCAAATTAGTCATTGATATTATCAGTGATGAAGGCAAGTCTTGGACAAAAG taataGCCAGAAACCCAAAATCTCTGTCAGCATTGAGTGCAGGCAAAGCATCATATGGGGCTCGATCCATCCTTGATCAGGCTGATGATTACCTGGAGTGTGCTAAGCTCTATCCATGTATGTACCAACCTCCAAAG gttatttttgaatttatgagTGGTATTGAGGaaattttagcaaataaaCTAAAGGCAGTTGGAGTTATAGTCAAGGGGGAAATCTTGCCTGACTCAAGTCAGAGTGAAATTTGTGATGAATCTTATGACTCTGAGAGCAGTGATGAGGAATCTATAAACAACAG CCAAAAAACCACTTTGGAGGAAGTGTCCCACTGTATGGAGGATCATCCTGAGATTAATACTCTTAACCTGGATGTGACTGCCATGATGGCTTATGTGAGCAACATGACAAATGGACATTACAATTATGTTTTCAAGCAAGATGTCCTAACTCAACAATGTGCTTGGGAAGCAGAGAGACCGGTGAAACCTGTGttagaaaaattatttgaag AAAAGACATTGGTTTGTTGCGAAACAGCTTGGGGTGACTTTGAGAAAATTGTTAATACATTAGGGGGGGCAATGGAAAAGAGGAGAACAGctgaattaaaaacaatggtaaaaatatatccagATGATTTTGGAG GTGTTGATGATTATCCAAGGAGTAATTTAAAAGTGAGAGGTCATGTACGGTTAagatcaaaaattatatttaattttggacATAGAATGAAAGCTCTTACAGTATCTGCTAATGAAGGCTATGTTAGAGCAGCTCTACAACAG ggTGTAACATATGCTGCATTTATACACGAATCAAGAGCTCTTACAGAAGGAAAGGAACCTACAGCTACAAAACTTACTTTATGA
- the LOC128671590 gene encoding proliferation-associated protein 2G4 has product MADDKEVEKTIAEDLVVTKYKLAGQIVNRVLEQVIAKCVPDASAREICEFGDKLILEETSKVFKKEKDSKKGIAFSTCVSVNNCICHFSPIPSESDYILKQGDLAKIDLGAHIDGFIAVVAHTVAVGGGEVTGRAADVLLAAHLASEAALRLLRPDNENYAITDAIQKISAEYGCKPVEGMLSHQLKQFRIDGEKSIIQNPSEAQRKEHEKATLETYEVYAMDVLVSTGEGVGREMDTRTTIYKKTDEVYQLKLKASRMFYSEVRNKHGSMPFNLRSFDKETSARLGVVECVNHKLIEPFQVLYERPGELVAQFKFTALLLPSGTHRITGLPFDKSQCKSERSIKDPELNALLNSSTKSNKKKKKKTGAEAEPMETETVA; this is encoded by the exons ATGGCTGACGATAAAGAAGTCGAGAAAACGATTGCAGAAGACTTGGTTGTTACCAAGTATAAGCTTGCAGGACAAATTGTCAACC GTGTCTTGGAACAAGTCATAGCGAAATGTGTCCCTGATGCGTCTGCGCGCGAAATATGCGAGTTCGGAGACAAGCTGATCTTGGAGGAAACGTCCAAGGTTTTCAAGAAAGAGAAGGACTCGAAAAAGGGAATAGCTTTCTCAACATGTGTGTCCGTCAACAATTGTATATGTCACTTCTCGCCTATCCCAAGTGAAAgtgactatattttaaaacaaggtGATCTAGCCAAAAT tgaTCTGGGTGCACATATAGATGGGTTCATAGCAGTGGTTGCCCACACAGTTGCTGTGGGAGGTGGTGAAGTGACTGGACGGGCTGCGGATGTACTGTTGGCTGCACATCTAGCTAGTGAAGCAGCCCTAAGATTGCTGAGACCTGATAATGAG AACTATGCCATCACTGATGCAATCCAAAAGATCAGTGCAGAATATGGGTGCAAGCCTGTGGAGGGCATGCTATCTCACCAGCTTAAACAATTCCGCATTGATGGAGAGAAGAGCATAATACAGAATCCTTCAGAAGCCCAGCGTAAAGAACATGAGAAAGCCACTCTAGAGACTTATGAGGTGTATGCAATGGATGTTCTTGTTTCTACAGGAGAGGGGGTG gGTCGTGAAATGGACACAAGGACAACAATATACAAGAAAACTGATGAAGTATATCAGCTCAAGTTAAAAGCATCAAGAATGTTTTACAGTGAG GTGCGGAACAAGCATGGGTCGATGCCATTCAACTTGCGCAGCTTCGACAAAGAGACCAGCGCGAGATTAGGAGTTGTAGAATGTGTCAATCATAAGCTCATCGAACCTTTCcag GTTTTGTATGAACGGCCAGGGGAGTTGGTAGCACAGTTCAAATTCACAGCGCTGCTGCTGCCGAGTGGCACGCACCGCATCACGGGGCTTCCCTTCGACAAGAGCCAGTGCAAGAGTGAGCGTTCCATCAAGGACCCTGAGCTCAAT gCCCTCTTGAACTCATCCACGAAATCcaacaaaaagaagaaaaagaaaactggTGCTGAAGCTGAACCAATGGAAACAGAGACGGTTGCCTAG
- the QIL1 gene encoding MICOS complex subunit MIC13 homolog QIL1, protein MLKFGIKSAVLGSAVYYTIDKGVWKDSTTTKSLYEDLEKGVSPYVGELTKQIPYELPPLPSNDRLSYLFKYYWNCGVKSTFRFLVDLPTHATNAATSAYEMVSSSINASEPIVNEEKTN, encoded by the exons ATGTTGAA GTTCGGGATAAAATCTGCTGTATTAGGTTCAGcagtatattatacaattgACAAAGGCGTCTGGAAAGATAGCACTACAACTAAATCACTGTATGAAGATCTTGAAAAGGGTGTGTCACCTTATGTTGGTGAACTGACAAAACAAATTCCGTACGAG TTACCTCCACTCCCATCAAATGATAGACTCtcatatctatttaaatattattggaaTTGTGGAGTCAAATCAACATTCAGGTTTCTTGTAGACCTTCCGACTCACGCCACTAATGCTGCGACTTCAGCATACGAAATGGTTTCATCATCAATAAACGCCAGCGAGCCTATTGTGAacgaagaaaaaacaaattaa